Below is a genomic region from Halogeometricum sp. S1BR25-6.
GTTGTGACGGATGACCAATCGTTATATCGCTCGCTCGAAAACCGACGGGCGAATGGCAGACGCCTCCGCCCTCGCCGCCCGCGTCCGCGGGGTCGACGCCTCGTGGCTCTCCGTCCCCGTCGGCGTCGGCCTCGCGGCTCTCGTCGTCGCGTACGCGCCGCTCTCTCCGGACGCGGCCGCGATGCTCGCCATCACCGCGTTCTGCGTCTCCCTGTGGGTCGGGACGCCCGTCCCGCCGTGGCTCACCGGACTGGTGGGCATCGGCCTCGTCGGCGTGCGGTTCTCGACGGAACTCGCCCTCGTCGGGTTCGGGTCGGCGGCGACGTGGCTCGTCGTCCTCGGCATCCTCATCGGCGAGGCGACCCGTCACAGCGGGCTCTCGACGCTCGTCGAGCGGCGCGTGTTCGACCGAATGCCCGGACACGCCCGCTCGGACCCGACGACCGCGTACCGCTACCTGCTCGGGGCGTTCTCGCTCGTCGCCCTGGCGTTCGTCGTGTTGGTCCCCTCGGCGCTCGTCAGGGTCCTCATCCTCGGCCCGATTCTGGTGTCCGCCGGCGAGTGTTTCTCCGAGCGCCGGCCGCGAGTCGGCCTGTTCTTGGGACCCCTGTTCGTGACGTTCTACGGCGCCGCCGGCGTCCTCACCGGGTCGCTCGGCAACATCATCGTCGCAGGCATCGTCGAGTCGACGACCGGCGTCTCGCTCGGGTGGGTCGAGTGGCTGACGTGGCTCGCGCCCGTGATGTCGCTCGCCCGGTCGGCCGTCGTCGTCGCCGTCGCGTACGTCCTCTATCGCCCGCGGAACTCCGGGACGGTGTCCGTCGACGCGGGCGCCGCGGACGAGCGTCCGGACGCGAACCCGGACGACGGAGATGCAAGCACGGACGCGACCGACGGCGGGGAGGAACCCATCGACGCGAGCGACGCGCGACGGATGCTCGCCTTCCTCTCCGTCGGCGTCGCCGTCTGGGCGACCGACGCGATACACGGTCTCCACCCGGTGTACGGCGCTCTCGTCGTCGTCGTCCTCGCCTTCCTCCCCCGCATCGGCGTCGTCGACGTCGACGCCGTCGCGGACGCCGACTTCTCCGTCGTGTTCTTCCTCGGAGCCGTCTTCGCCATCGCCGAGGGACTCCAACGGACCGACTTCACCGCCGTCGCCGCCGACCGAATCCTCTCTTTGGTCCCCGGCGGC
It encodes:
- a CDS encoding SLC13 family permease, coding for MADASALAARVRGVDASWLSVPVGVGLAALVVAYAPLSPDAAAMLAITAFCVSLWVGTPVPPWLTGLVGIGLVGVRFSTELALVGFGSAATWLVVLGILIGEATRHSGLSTLVERRVFDRMPGHARSDPTTAYRYLLGAFSLVALAFVVLVPSALVRVLILGPILVSAGECFSERRPRVGLFLGPLFVTFYGAAGVLTGSLGNIIVAGIVESTTGVSLGWVEWLTWLAPVMSLARSAVVVAVAYVLYRPRNSGTVSVDAGAADERPDANPDDGDASTDATDGGEEPIDASDARRMLAFLSVGVAVWATDAIHGLHPVYGALVVVVLAFLPRIGVVDVDAVADADFSVVFFLGAVFAIAEGLQRTDFTAVAADRILSLVPGGASLPVVLAAVAVATLALMFVMEGMAVASVLTPVFISFAQGAGVPILPVAMTESVVLLSYFFPYQSAVLVAMLGLGATDTRELVRMATVCSLLTLLVLLPVQILLFALFV